One Etheostoma cragini isolate CJK2018 chromosome 19, CSU_Ecrag_1.0, whole genome shotgun sequence DNA segment encodes these proteins:
- the mfap3l gene encoding microfibrillar-associated protein 3-like: MTESPSPWVTHRQFQKMHWATGYVILVLVFLIASHTNGALSLDTDGNHTEPGNVTDSGFVPVVFTKVGQIIAREGKSALIDCNVTGEPFPSVQWFNSHGDRLDTEMNGDKWWLLDTGVLNITSIEFADRGKYTCMASNVHGSSNCTVTLRVIFTNGDMGVYYMVVCLVTFTIIMALNITRLCMMSSHLKKTEKAINEFFRTEGAEKLQKAFEIAKRIPIITSAKTLELAKVTQFKTMEFARYIEELARSIPLPPLIMNCRTFMEEILEVVGVEEMRHTFVRQAPEGCRDTVSRAIGPRDIFSILQERERERQQGQERERSESPAADSENSSVHEQPQHIAIQVSVHPQLAIEGYCSIEEPPQPEATPSSPSPSSPPPLASLEPEEQPEAEAEAEAEVEAEQDTDQAAPEATAANNTPPCQVFYESHV, from the exons ATGACTGAGTCTCCTTCCCCTTGGGTGACACACCGACAGTTCCAGAAAATGCACTGGGCCACTGGATACGTTATTTTGGTCCTGGTGTTCCTTATCGCCTCTCACACCAATGGGGCCTTATCTCTGGACACAGATGGAAACCATACAGAACCCGGCAATGTGACAGATAGCGGATTTGTCCCGGTTGTGTTCACAAAAGTGGGCCAGATAATTGCTCGTGAGGGGAAAAGCGCGCTGATTGATTGCAATGTCACCGGAGAGCCTTTCCCCAGTGTTCAATGGTTCAACTCCCATGGAGACCGTCTGGACACAGAGATGAATG GTGATAAGTGGTGGCTGCTGGACACTGGTGTCTTAAACATCACCAGCATTGAGTTTGCAGACCGTGGAAAGTACACCTGCATGGCGTCCAACGTGCACGGCAGTTCCAACTGCACAGTGACGCTGCGAGTGATCTTCACCAACGGTGACATGGGCGTTTACTACATGGTGGTTTGTCTGGTCACCTTCACCATCATTATGGCCCTGAACATCACACGCCTCTGCATGATGAGCAGCCACCTGAAGAAGACCGAGAAAGCCATCAATGAATTCTTCCGCACCGAGGGCGCCGAAAAGCTGCAGAAGGCCTTTGAGATAGCCAAGCGGATTCCCATCATCACCTCGGCCAAGACGCTTGAGTTGGCCAAGGTGACGCAGTTCAAGACCATGGAGTTTGCGCGGTACATCGAGGAACTGGCTCGCAGCATTCCGCTGCCGCCGCTTATTATGAATTGCCGCACCTTCATGGAGGAGATCCTGGAGGTGGTGGGCGTGGAGGAGATGAGGCACACCTTTGTCAGACAAGCGCCCGAGGGATGTCGCGACACAGTGAGCAGGGCCATTGGGCCAAGAGACATCTTCTCCATCCTGCAGGAGAGGGAGCGCGAGAGACAGCAAGGGCAGGAGAGGGAGCGCAGCGAATCCCCCGCAGCTGACTCAGAGAACTCCTCCGTTCACGAGCAGCCACAGCACATCGCCATCCAGGTGTCGGTCCACCCACAGCTCGCCATCGAGGGTTACTGCAGCATTGAAGAGCCACCTCAGCCGGAGGCCACACCCTCCTCAccttccccctcctctcccccaCCACTCGCTTCTCTTGAGCCCGAGGAGCAGCCTGAGGCCGAGGCCGAGGCCGAGGCCGAGGTcgaggcagagcaggacaccgaCCAGGCTGCACCCGAAGCGACAGCCGCAAACAATACCCCTCCCTGCCAGGTGTTTTATGAGAGCCACGTGTGA